GTTCATTGACTCCCTGAGAAATATACACCCAAGTTTAtcctattttttaatttactaaCAATGTCACAAATAACCTTATcacatttaattattattaataattcattccaattaactaaaaaaataacattttgtTGTATATTCTAAATATTTTGTTTAGTCTCTTAACTCAAAGTAGGACATCACATCAATATCTCTATTTAAAAGCTCAGTCACAGTCTCACAAACATATTAGCTAGGAGAATAAATACAATTTGACCCCATGATACCATCTTAAAGTtatcaaaacaaaagaaatagaaagattCTTGAAAAAAGCAACATTTCAATCACACAAATACATTAAATCAATAAACAAAATTCTAAATCTCAACATTCGAATAAAACTTTAAAAGTACTATTTTTAGAGATTGCTGTCTAACAAGAGGGAATAGCACACAGCATACCATCAGCATGGTTGCTTCAGCTGTGTGCTTAAGGAATGAATGGACGTTTGATTTGGTGGATGAAGCCATAATTTTCATGGTGAGAATCTTGGAATCGAACCTCTATAGCTACACTAATTTTTGGATCTTATAATTGAAAGTTATTGCCATAAGTAGAATCCACAAATTAATGTATTTAAGTGTTAGGCTTATTATAATATTAGTAAGTAAATATTTGGGCCCACAACACCAATCAATTTAAATGCTTTATGTATTTGCTTGGCTTTTTATTCCTTGCTTTTTATCCCTTCATCATTTAGTTATTTCTtttgattgaaaaataaaaaaaaaataaaaaatcactttataattcattttaaagttggagttggagttggagttaaagtttgaatgtgatttttaaaatatgattcatacctttatcttttaaaaaattagttacttatttattcaaaatatataattaaatttaatctaaaggaataatattttaaaacatatagCCACATAATGCAATAAATTAAATCTCATATACGAGTTACAAcatactattatatataaatatatattaacttTATTTGAAAACTTTGAAGTTGAAGTTATATTTTGTTAAATAacttatacaaataataaaactaaTTCTTTGAATGtaattttcttaaatatcatgaatataatttaaaagTCATTTTTATAACTATCACAAAaattatcttaaattttttttaaaatacactAAGAGTTTGCATTCAGAAATAAATTAATAtcatacttttaaaaaatattttgaaaaaacattttTATTATCTGTCTTTATATTGTTGGGTTTGTGCCTTGTACAAACATTTCGCAACTagtttctataaaaaaaaaaaaaaaacaatacaaatGCACTCCACCCCTCTCCCTCCCTCTCCTTCCTCcctaaaaaaatatacaatagCAATTATATATATCCCAAAAAATCACTACAACACCCTAGCAGTAACAAAAATATATGCACACATATGGATATCACAACATAACACTACGAAATTCTAACACTAGCAAGTATCGAATATATAGtattaaataattcaataaattCAGACTAACGTGATTTTTGCTAAAataatttctataaatattttttttttcaaaaaaattacaaatgaGAAAAATCATCAGGagtgaaaaaaatgtaaaatagtttaaatgcaaaaaaatttaatatgtaaAATCTTCAACATTTTGTTTAATAGCTATTTCTCTCAAACATTAATTAACAAAGCTCGTAATTCAGCTACACTATGTGTTCAATCTTTTCCTTTTAAAATACAATTTCaatcgaaaaagaaaaagaaagattgaattgagagaaattgataaaagagaAGTGCGAACTATATGATAAGTGGAGAGTTGAAGGATCTCGAATTGGATTAAAGTgttaaattcatttttttattaaatatgtatttaaattatttaattaaagagAAAGTGTCTAATACGCGTgttttttaagttcaagaataatgagaaatttgactaaaatgatatctttttgaggatttatataattttggtgaGGTAATACTAGAGCCAGTGAAACGGTAGCTACTAAAGCGTAAACTGCTCGTTTTTCCGTTAAAGTtaaagtttgtttgtttttacaaatttgaGATAAATTTAATGATTGTCTTTTTTCTACTTTGTTACTTTCTTcgttttattttatactttgttaTAAGGTCTcacttaattaaagaaaaaataatagtatattctttagtaaagaatatttttttttttaaactctgTATTTTATTATACCATCTTACATAAgatgaaatggaggaagtattaagaataaaaaaaaaaaaagtaaattcgTCGTTAAAAggttatttatgtaatttaaccTGCAGTGTGATCCAAGAACGATCCCGAATAACTTAATTCTCAAGGCTACCAAAATACTCCGAATCGTCCAGAAACTTTTCTTCACCTCTCTACACCTTTCTTTTCTGTTCTTCAAATAACCAAATTCCAAGTTATTTCCTaacaaatccaaaatcaaaactcaaaggtATTAGCAACAAAAAGAAACAATGTTCTTCTTCTTCGTAGGAGGGCTAGAGCAGCAAGTTAGACAAGTATTGAAGAGCGGGGCGGGAAGGTGCATTGCGTGCGGATCACGCGCCGACCTCGTAGACTATGACAAGGTCTTGAAACTCTTCTTTGTTCCGGTATGGAGATGGCCTGGAAAACAGCCGGTGATGTACTGCAATGACTGTAAACTCTTCTTCCCTCAATCTCTAACTCCTCCTCCGCCGTCCATGGACGGTGTGCCGGACGTTCTTAGGTGTCAATTCTGTCGCCGGGAAGTGGATGGAGATTTCCGATTCTGCCCTTTCTGTGGTAATGCACTGTGAATTTGACAtgtaataatgataaataataagtAGACGCTTATGGTTTTGAAATACTTTGTAATTATGTTCTCTGAGGAATAAGTTCGAGGAATATTTTCTGTTTTctgttttgaaaatattttatcagtATCATGAAAATTTGATAGTCATAAACGAAAATTTGATGTTTTACGAGTATAATGAAAATTTGATAGTCATATACTTCACAACCTGATCTCATTTTAGTCTTCTACATTACAAACTTACTCCATGGAGTGATTCACTGTGTCTTGATTCTAAGGTCTGAATCAGCTATGATCAAGTTTTCATGTTGTTTTATTACACCGGGACCCGTCGGTATATGTAgacgacgacaacaacaacatacccagtgaggagggtagagtgtacgatGAAGTAGAGAGACAAATTTTCTTTAGTTCATTTAtgattataatataaataatagggATAGGGGCGCTAACGAGCAAGAAAAGggattgttttcgatagacctccggcttaGAAAGTCAATatcagtataacaaacacaaaaaataaatgtatataaactagtacaatatGCAAAATAAATTAACACTACTAgcaacaagataatactacaactACAAGATAATAATAAGAACTATCTAatcgaaatcatagacatcacacaaCACTACAAATAAGAAACTATAGACACAGAAAAACACTCCCTTACTATTAACGATGCACTCCCATCTcctaaccctctatcctaatccactttctccacaccttcctatcaagggtcatatccTCCGTAAGttataactgctccatatcatgtctaatcacctccctccaatatttcttcgattTACCTCTACCCAGCCTAAAATCATCTATagctagtgtctcacacctccgcgcTGGAGCATCAGAGCCGCTCttcatcacgtgcccgaaccaacaTAACCTCGCTTCTCGCATCTTGTACTCCACCGAAGCAACttccaccttctcccgaatagtttCATTCATCAccttatctttcctggtatgtctacacatccatcgcaacattctcatctccgctatcttcaacttttgaatgtgggagttcttaactggccaacattctgcttcatacaacatagccagtcggactgccactctgtagaactcaCCTGTAAGTTCCGGGGGCATTTTCTTATCACATAAGACGCCCAAAGTGAGCCTTCATTttaaccaccctgccccaatactatgtgtgacatcctcgtcaatttTGCCATTGtcttgaatcatagaccctagatacttaaaactctccctcttttgaatggcctgagagtccaACTTCACCACCACTCCATCCTCCTACGAtatatcactaaacttacactccaagtactctgtcttggttctgctcaatcgtaatcctttagactcaaacgtctgtctccaaatctctaacttatcattaactcctccccgattctcatcaatcagtaccacatcattcgcaaataacatacaccaaggcacctgcccttgaatatgtcgcgtcaaaacatccatcatcaaggcaaataaaaacggactaagagttgatccctagtGCAACCCTATTAGAACTAGAAAGTCCtccgaatctccacctaccgtcctcacacaAGTAATCGccccatcatacatgtcctggaTCGACCTAGTATACACCaggggcacccctctagcctccaagtaCCTCCATAGAATCTCCCTcggaactctgtcatatgccttttcgagatcaataaacactatgtgcAAGTTCTTCTTTGTTTCTCGAAGCTACTCCACTAATCTCTTCACAAGGTGAATGACCTCAGTGGTCGAGCGACCTGTCATGAAATCGAACTGATTCTCGAAGATATaaccttcatagtgtgactcaactgTGGGTGTGCACAAATAGACacttaaattgtataaaattgaataagtagATACACACGTCTTATGTGGCATAATATATGTAGGATGTCATGTAGGACAAAAATTGGTCGCGTAGGATGCCACATATGACATATATGTCTACTTGTTAACTTTATGCAAGTTTAAGTgttacttgtgcacacccaaagttggagtTCATAAATGTGATATGAGgccaagttaaagggcatgtttatgtattctgtcatatatatatatatatatatatatatatatatatatatatatatcatgttgaataaaatgatatcaaaattttctcttAAGAAACTCTATTCATGGACTGTACTTTCTGTTTCTTGATTCAGGAAACACTAAGGactcgtttggtagagtgtataagataatattaaatatattgtATTAGTAATATAGGAATTAATAGTGCAGGGATTAGTAATACTAGGATTATTTTTTATGCGGTGTTTGGTTTGatccattgaaaataatatgtattgttatattttaaaaataatactgtttgtttacaaaaatatcctcgacatattataactttgtgtattttttttgcaaaaaattattattattttttttaaataaaaaaagttaacaatataactaattgtttactttagaattttaagatttaattatttacttataaaaattatttttttaattatcttttcttagttcattcacttacaaaaaatatttttttattatcttttcttaGTTTGTTCATCATTTGCTTGTTGTTTTTACTTTGTGTTGTTTTTAAATTGGAGGGAGTTACATGTAACTTTTGGATGagacaataaaattattattaaaataaaattgtattctatagagtgttaatattaaaataaaattgtattttaTAGAGTGTTAAAactaagtagaaaaattatttttatttatgaatatcgtatttacaaaattaaagcttgtatgcAATTTATTTTCGAATTTtgaccaataaatatttttttgagttaatggagtagattttttcaactaaaattatttggagggatattattattttgataaattgaaaagaagtaactcatattgaataaattgaaaaagattttgaaaaaaattaaagaaatttgaggacatttttgtaaataataataaaatttgtaaactaatttatttgaataaatttattaatacaaatataagaaataaaattaagaaaataaaaaaatatttaaaagaatttgagagATATTCTTGTCTTTACACATATTAATCAATCTCATGGTATTAAAATCCATGTATTACTAATATCACCAAATGtgatgtattaataatacaccctataatactatgtagggtgtataactaatacatggtattagtaatacattgaTTCAAAATCCTaccaaatattatattaattaatatcaCACTTAATACATGGACTATTTCTAATACGGCTTACCAAACGATCCTGAGAACATAAGGCTATATCAAAGAGTTGAACAGTCAGAAAATTAGATCTTTCTCTTGCTTCATTTTGGCAAAAAAGTTGTGTATCCAATTCAAATCCGATTGGATTGATACTCCTATGATACATGATGGAGGACCATTTCCATGACTTTCAAAAGAACCTCCAGACTTTCTTGGAGGCACTCTAGGGCAAAGGAGAAAGAATCGATGGCCGGGGTCAAGGCGGTTTATACTGTACAAGAACCTAAAAATAATTAGGCCTCATTTGTATGGTTTTAACCCCATATCAttaaatgcatttattttttattaaaattttaaattttaataaatcttaattattcaatttagaattAAGTCTTACTATTATTAAGAGGTATTCTTGTATTGGATAATATTTACCATCATTATATCCACAATCGCCATTCACTACCTCTGTTACCGTCATCATCGACTGCCACCATCTATCACCACCATTGTTAACCACCCCCATCACTTCCACCATCACAATCACCATTGCGAACCAACATTGCTACCAACCACTACCGTCCGTCACTACCACGTCTATCACCTCCATTATTATAATATATCCACATCCAACACCGCCATCATCATCAACTACTACCGATAAATTTCTACTACCAAGCAactctatcacaactagcaccaccactacCTACAACTAACATATCAACAATCTCCGCACATTCTTcgaccatcaccaccaccattgtcaTAGGTGTAGCCACCTCTACCATCAATATTAATCACTACCATCGCTATATCTTTACCAACACACTATTTTCACCATCACAGCTAACAGCGCCTCTAATTAccatcaacacatcatcaaccatcatgcatACATTTTTCAGCTACCAcgatcaacacctccaactactaacatgaTCAACCAACTATACATCAtagccaccaccaccacaacaagTCTCCATCATCATGACAGTCACTACAATTACAACTATCTCTAGTATCACAATTATTACCATCAATACTATTAGACgctaacatcaatcattaccaTCACCGCCATCATTACAAACCATCCCcgctatcactaacaaacatacaaaattcttttttaatcaaataataattttattatattaaattaaatatttttttaatatataattgatttttatttgaattgtatttttattgtatttactaaatcataaattttgcatattcagGTGTTGAAAAACAACAACGACAATAACAAACTCAgaatattcccacatagtggggccTGGGGAGAGTAGAGTGTACACAGTTCATACCATTATCTCTAACGAAGTaaagaggctgttttcgatagacctccggctcaagataaaaggcagtatacaaaaacatcaaaagcataaaatataataaaataacatagatacggcatccacaaaaagaa
The Capsicum annuum cultivar UCD-10X-F1 chromosome 6, UCD10Xv1.1, whole genome shotgun sequence DNA segment above includes these coding regions:
- the LOC107872998 gene encoding uncharacterized protein LOC107872998, translated to MFFFFVGGLEQQVRQVLKSGAGRCIACGSRADLVDYDKVLKLFFVPVWRWPGKQPVMYCNDCKLFFPQSLTPPPPSMDGVPDVLRCQFCRREVDGDFRFCPFCGNAL